In Gracilinanus agilis isolate LMUSP501 unplaced genomic scaffold, AgileGrace unplaced_scaffold709, whole genome shotgun sequence, the DNA window CTTCTGCCTGAGCATGCGCGTCAGCTCCTGGATCTGCTTGTCCTTCTCCAGCAGCATCTGGTCCTTGTCGCGGCCCTCGGGCCGGGCCGCCGCCGGCCGCTCCTCCTTCACCAGGATGTGCACGGGGGACGCCTGCAGCGTCAGCTGCGTCAGGGGCGACGTCACCATCTCCCCGAAGGCGTCGCCCGCGCCCCCGCCGCCGCCCGTGGAGTTCTCGTCGCCGGTGCTGAGCAGGGAGCGCTCGGACGGCGTGGGGGACACGGGGGGCGTCGAGCCGGTGCTGCCGAACTTCACGACGCCGTTGCTGGTCACCGTGGCCACGACCACTTCGGCGGGGGCCAGGCCGGCGGCCATCAGGGCGGGCCCCGCGCTCAGCCTGGCCGCCGGGAAGGCTACCACCACCTCCCCCGCCTTGGCCAGGATGGGGGTGGCCCCGGGCTTGGGGGGGCCGGTGGCGGGGCCCGGGGCCCCCGCGTGCTCCTGGTAGGCTCGCAGGCGCTCGATCAGATCCGTCTTGGTGCCCGAGACGGGCAGCGCCCTCAGCTTCAGCTCCTGCTTCAGCTCGGCCACCTGCACGAGGCCCCGGGGGAGGGGGGCAAGAAGGGGTCAGCAGGGCCTCTGCTCCTGGGCTCGGCTACCCCAGGCCACCCTCCCCCAGGGACAGCCCTCCAGAGAGAAGGCAGGGAGTGAGAGGGGGCCTTACCTTCATGTCATCCAGGTTGGAGGGCAGCGGGCCCAGCTTGCCGCTCACAGAGTTCTGGCGCCCCAGGCTGTTGGGCCCGGGAGGGCAGGAGGCTGAGCCGCCCAGGGCGGCGGCGGGGAGAGCGCGCAAGGACGAGGGGCTGCTGCCCCCCTGGGGCTCCCCTGCAGGCCTGCGAGAAGGGAAGGAGTCAGACGGGGATGCCCCCCCAGCCGGCCTGGCACCCCTGGAACACACAGAGGCAGGGCAGGTCCCTGGCTAGGCCGGGGCTTACTTGGGGGGGGCGGGCAGGATGGTCTGGTAGTTgtagtgctgctgctgctgctggttgAGGATCTGGAGCTGGAGGaagagctgctgctgctgcaggaTCTTGGCGTAGGAGGAGTCCATGGGGGGCGCCCCCTTGTCCTGCTTCTGGTCGGGGGGGATGTACTGGTGGTACTTGAGCTTCTTCACTTTGGGCTTCAGCTCCTTGGCCTTCTTGCTGCGAGGGGGCTTCTCCCCCGGGCCCTTGGGCTGGCTTTGCTGACGGGGAGAAGCGAGGAGGGCAGGAGGGGCCGTGAGTCCGGGCCTCCGGCCTTTCAGGCGGCTCAGAGCCGGCCCACTCAGTGGCAGGGAGCACCCAGGCACGAGTGCCGCAGCGCCTGCCCTTGGATGATGCTCTAGCGGAGAACTCGACTACGGCTCCGAGGAGCCCAAGGAATGCTTCCCAAAGGGTGAGCATCCCTTCTAGCTGAAGCCATCACAGAAGACTGCACGGAGGAGGAAGCTCCTGAGCAGGACAGGGTGACGCTGGGGCAGCAGTGGCGAAGGCACCAAGACACCGAGCAAGAGGCAGGAGGAGAGGGGACCCCGGACCCAGCAGCCTATCGTCTCCTCCCAGCCTCTCCGCCTTACTCCTGCTCCCCAGGTCAAGGCCGGAAGTCCAAGGGGAAGGCCAAGATGGGGGAGAGAACAGAGTAATGAGCTCGAGTGATTGGGGAACGGGAGGGAAGGCGGCCTCGGCCTGGGACGCACACACCTGGTCTTCTAAGTGTGCTGAAGGGATCCCTGAGgcggaggagggaaggagagaagcctGATGACAGGTGCTGAGCACGGGGCCTGAAGAGGACCCCTGCCCTGAGGGGCGCCCCTACATGACAGCCTCGGGGTCCCTGAGGGGAGAAGCAGTCGGCCTGGAAGACCCAAGTGTAGacgggaagaaggaagaggataaGGAAAGGCACAGAAGCCCAAGGCGGGAGGGAGAAGAACTGGGAGAGCCTCCGTCACGCTACAGGGTCTCGTGGATCTGAGGCCACCTCGTGCTGTGCCAGGGCTGGGCCTCGGGGCAAAGGGCCATTCTGGAGTGCCCACAGGTGGAGGCGGATGGTCCAGGAGAGTGGAACTCTCTCCCCCAGTCCCAGACCAATGGTCACCCAGGCACGAGGCGGCCTCTAGGCCCCAGGAGCCTTCTCTAGCCGAGGCTCTTCGATGTACCCGGGGTCCGTGAGAACGGCccaaaggtttccctttctgCAGCGTTCTCTGGGCTAGAGAGAGCTGAGAAGAGCGCGATGACCGTAAAGGAGAATGGA includes these proteins:
- the LOC123256625 gene encoding myocardin-related transcription factor A-like yields the protein SSSPLEHHPRAGAAALVPGCSLPLSGPALSRLKGRRPGLTAPPALLASPRQQSQPKGPGEKPPRSKKAKELKPKVKKLKYHQYIPPDQKQDKGAPPMDSSYAKILQQQQLFLQLQILNQQQQQHYNYQTILPAPPKPAGEPQGGSSPSSLRALPAAALGGSASCPPGPNSLGRQNSVSGKLGPLPSNLDDMKVAELKQELKLRALPVSGTKTDLIERLRAYQEHAGAPGPATGPPKPGATPILAKAGEVVVAFPAARLSAGPALMAAGLAPAEVVVATVTSNGVVKFGSTGSTPPVSPTPSERSLLSTGDENSTGGGGGAGDAFGEMVTSPLTQLTLQASPVHILVKEERPAAARPEGRDKDQMLLEKDKQIQELTRMLRQKQQLVEMLRLQLEQEKRAQHGQQVAPRPQVKREGGPSGCRLADTPD